DNA sequence from the Planctomycetota bacterium genome:
AGCGGAAACCGTGGTGACGGTGCGCTTCGACTTGCGCGACTGGCAGCCCGACGAAGCCGAGGCAGGCCTGGAGCCACCGGACGAAGGGCCCTGGATTAAGCCCGGCCAACAGGAATGGTCGGTGACCCGCCGGCTGCGCATCGCCCCCGGCGGCACCTACGCCAGCAGTTACAGCGCCGATGGCGTGGCCTGCAACCTGCAGCAGCTGCAAACGCAGTTGCGGCGCCTGCGGGTGGATCCCGAGGGCAGCAACGTGGTGATGCAGGGCGATGTCACCCGCATCGTGTCGATGAGCGCCAAGGAGCGGCGCGGCATCATCGATGAACTGGCCGGTGTGGCCCTGTTCGATTCCCGCATCGAGCAGACCCGCAGCAAGCTCACCGAGGTGCAGGAGCGCGAAGAACGCTGCGCGATCGTGCAGCAGGAGCTGCTGGTGTCGCGCCAGAAGCTGGAGCGCGACTGCGCCAAGGCCCGCACCTATCAGGATCTGCGCGAGCGCTTCCAGCGGGGCCGGCTGCAGGAGCAGGTGCTGGGCTTTGAGCAGGCGCAGCAGGAGCAACGGCAACTGCACAGCCGCCAGGCGGCGCTGATGCAACAGCAGCAAAGCGATCGCGAGGCGATCGCCGAGGCCAGAACCAGTCTCGAGCACTCCGCCAAGGCCCTCGAAGCC
Encoded proteins:
- a CDS encoding chromosome segregation protein SMC; translated protein: AETVVTVRFDLRDWQPDEAEAGLEPPDEGPWIKPGQQEWSVTRRLRIAPGGTYASSYSADGVACNLQQLQTQLRRLRVDPEGSNVVMQGDVTRIVSMSAKERRGIIDELAGVALFDSRIEQTRSKLTEVQEREERCAIVQQELLVSRQKLERDCAKARTYQDLRERFQRGRLQEQVLGFEQAQQEQRQLHSRQAALMQQQQSDREAIAEARTSLEHSAKALEALQAEVKALGEDSLLAVQSELAGLEASGRELARQAEKHQQSAEELQRQRQELARQQGELRQQQSQLAAPDDDAALEQAETSCRSAEAAVELSRRRLGEVAGRSGSWMEEQKQRSQRRQELQARLSPLQAEQQQLAARLQQEQERLTELKQQQADDAA